A stretch of the Streptosporangium sp. NBC_01755 genome encodes the following:
- a CDS encoding DUF5998 family protein: MRETRLSSAGLRDAIDRSGYYPDLVADAVDSALGKEQVGAYVVHHEATFDPAMEVRRHVTVLVLSPTRLLVCHTDEHPPVEGVSASHASTTTEAVRLSRIQSVAVTRVVPDPASYVPGVPPTEVTLTIGWGAISHVDLEPATCGDENCEADHGYTGAITADDLSLRVSEAADGPEAVSHVLAFAKALSEATARTAS; the protein is encoded by the coding sequence ATGAGGGAAACCCGACTCTCGTCCGCCGGCCTGCGCGACGCCATCGACCGCAGTGGCTACTATCCCGATCTGGTCGCCGACGCGGTCGATTCCGCGCTCGGCAAGGAGCAGGTGGGCGCCTACGTCGTGCATCACGAGGCCACCTTCGACCCGGCCATGGAGGTGCGCAGGCACGTCACGGTGCTGGTGCTCTCCCCCACCCGGCTACTCGTCTGCCACACCGACGAGCACCCGCCCGTGGAGGGGGTGTCGGCGTCACACGCCTCCACGACCACCGAGGCCGTGCGCCTCAGCCGGATCCAGTCGGTCGCGGTCACCAGAGTCGTCCCCGACCCCGCCTCCTACGTTCCGGGCGTGCCGCCCACGGAGGTCACGCTCACGATCGGCTGGGGCGCCATCTCCCACGTCGACCTGGAGCCGGCCACCTGCGGCGACGAGAACTGCGAGGCCGACCACGGATACACCGGCGCCATCACGGCCGACGATCTCTCCCTGCGGGTGAGCGAGGCGGCCGACGGACCAGAGGCCGTCTCCCATGTGCTGGCCTTCGCCAAGGCACTGTCGGAGGCCACCGCCCGCACCGCCTCGTGA
- a CDS encoding alkaline phosphatase family protein gives MIPLVPAYGTASLADLSSSLLASVGMDGDNPLGLAPAERVLLFLVDGMGAELLAAHPLTAPFLSARLGRVLTAGFPATTVTSLGTLGTGLPPGEHGMLGYQLAVPGAGYMLNCLRWTAKGPLVDPGDWQPTPTVYERAAAADIPVSYVGPARFETTGFNRAVYRGVRFVGADEVDDRIAGVRHALAEPRAHVSVYYGDLDSVGHRTGWGSPAWLDQLALVDRMAERLAETLPPGSAMYVTADHGMVNVTDRVDVDTIGVLREGVALLGGEARARHVYTVPGAAEAVLDTWRDILAGKAWVASRQEAVESGWFGPRVRSEWLPRIGDVLAVPYTDCAIVASVAEPQEAAFVGCHGSLTPAEQHVPLLEVSTR, from the coding sequence GTGATCCCTCTGGTCCCCGCCTACGGGACGGCCTCGCTCGCGGACCTGTCGTCCTCGTTGCTCGCCTCGGTCGGGATGGACGGCGACAACCCGCTGGGCCTCGCCCCGGCAGAGCGGGTCCTGCTGTTCCTCGTCGACGGCATGGGCGCCGAACTGCTCGCCGCCCACCCACTGACCGCGCCGTTCCTGTCCGCCAGGCTCGGCAGGGTGCTGACCGCGGGCTTCCCAGCCACAACCGTGACCAGCCTGGGCACACTCGGCACCGGTCTGCCACCGGGCGAGCACGGCATGCTCGGCTACCAGCTCGCCGTGCCCGGCGCCGGCTACATGCTCAACTGCCTGCGCTGGACCGCCAAGGGCCCCCTCGTCGACCCCGGCGACTGGCAGCCCACCCCGACCGTGTACGAACGTGCGGCGGCGGCCGACATCCCGGTCAGCTACGTCGGCCCGGCCAGGTTCGAGACCACCGGTTTCAACAGGGCCGTCTACCGGGGCGTGCGCTTCGTCGGTGCCGACGAGGTCGACGACCGGATCGCCGGGGTCCGCCACGCGCTGGCCGAGCCCCGCGCCCACGTCTCGGTCTACTACGGAGACCTCGACTCCGTCGGCCACCGGACCGGCTGGGGCTCCCCGGCCTGGCTCGACCAGCTCGCCCTGGTCGACCGGATGGCCGAGCGGCTGGCCGAGACGCTCCCGCCCGGCTCGGCGATGTACGTCACCGCCGACCACGGCATGGTCAACGTCACCGATCGTGTCGACGTCGACACGATCGGCGTGCTGCGCGAGGGCGTCGCCCTGCTCGGTGGGGAGGCCAGGGCCCGTCACGTTTACACCGTCCCCGGCGCCGCGGAAGCGGTACTCGACACCTGGCGTGACATCCTCGCGGGAAAGGCCTGGGTGGCATCCCGCCAGGAGGCGGTCGAATCCGGCTGGTTCGGCCCCAGGGTCCGCTCCGAATGGCTGCCCAGGATCGGCGACGTCCTCGCCGTTCCGTACACCGACTGCGCCATCGTCGCCTCGGTCGCCGAACCGCAGGAGGCGGCCTTCGTCGGCTGTCACGGCTCGCTGACACCCGCCGAGCAGCACGTTCCCCTCCTGGAGGTGAGCACCAGATGA